Proteins co-encoded in one Arachis hypogaea cultivar Tifrunner chromosome 13, arahy.Tifrunner.gnm2.J5K5, whole genome shotgun sequence genomic window:
- the LOC112737238 gene encoding putative disease resistance RPP13-like protein 3: MADSVISFVLDNLSQLLAREANLLCGVDNRVTTLQNELSLINVFLKTSEGKTKKEIYKEILRQIRDVAHQAEDVIDTFVVNVAMHRRRTMLGKMLRGFEHGKLLRDVVVKIDSIKATVNDIRENKMKLSDVFQQEGESSSAIEDEEKVLLLHRRRRNVEEHDVVGFVGESKAVIQLLKKESSQSNVVSIIGMGGLGKTTLARKVYNTDEVMSYFHCRAWVYVSNDCRVKELLLRLINCLMPNAESELGKKKKGKKHKRIQKPGDISSLGVDELKLMVRKIQPGGLSSLGVDELKLRVRNFLSMKKYLVVLDDLWKTQDWDDVKDAFPNDNNGSKILITSRLKEVASHTSPYYPPYYLQLLGDHESWELFSRKVFRGEECPSDIEHLGKQMVKSCGGLPLSIVVLGGLLANKGKSYKEWSKVVGHVNWYLTQDETQVKDIVLKLSYDNLPRRLKPCFLYLGIYPEDCEISVRPLLQKWVAEGFIQQTGNRDVEEVAEDYLYELIDRSLVQASRVNVNGDVKACRIHDLLRDLCITESKEDKLFEVCTNSNIFWRSKPRRLSIQCGMRGYVSSSNNDHSCVRSLFCLDPKGYAFTHKEKKWLFKFFKLVRVLDLGQNVCSKVPSNLGLFIHLRYVRICTRGKVIPDSICTLENLQTLDIYGPDDATYLPRGVWNLKQLRHLKCRGIMILRGQHGSKAGDQVMWNLQTISMIKFNSEIARMIEKGRFPKLRKLGLHISSVKKNNVHELLSSLRRLTHLNKLTLSFRKSEWPPVRTKYKHMERKIGLKPIELLQSLQQLSNLRTLEVRRALDLATCDIAFC; this comes from the coding sequence ATGGCAGATAGTGTGATTTCCTTTGTCCTAGACAACTTGTCCCAATTGCTAGCACGTGAAGCCAATCTGCTATGTGGCGTGGATAACAGGGTTACAACCCTTCAAAATGAGCTCAGCCTGATAAACGTGTTCCTCAAAACATCTGAAGGGAAAACCAAGAAAGAAATTTACAAAGAAATTCTTCGTCAGATCAGAGATGTTGCGCACCAAGCTGAGGATGTCATCGACACCTTTGTTGTCAACGTGGCTATGCACAGACGTCGAACCATGCTGGGGAAGATGCTCCGTGGTTTTGAACATGGAAAGTTGCTCCGTGATGTGGTTGTGAAAATAGACAGCATAAAAGCCACTGTCAATGACATAAGAGAGAACAAGATGAAGCTCAGCGATGTCTTTCAACAAGAAGGTGAATCATCATCAGCAATAGAGGACGAGGAGAAGGTGCTGTTGCTGCACAGGAGAAGAAGAAATGTGGAGGAGCATGATGTAGTTGGTTTTGTTGGTGAATCCAAGGCAGTGATCCAGCTGCTTAAGAAAGAGAGTTCCCAAAGCAACGTTGTGTCCATCATCGGTATGGGTGGGTTGGGCAAAACCACCCTTGCTCGAAAGGTCTATAACACGGATGAGGTGATGTCATATTTCCATTGTCGTGCATGGGTTTATGTGTCAAATGACTGCCGAGTTAAGGAGCTTTTGCTTCGCCTTATCAACTGTTTGATGCCTAACGCTGAGAGCGAGCTTGGGAagaaaaagaagggaaagaaacaCAAGAGAATACAGAAACCAGGTGATATCTCTAGCTTGGGTGTGGACGAACTAAAGCTCATGGTGCGGAAAATACAACCAGGTGGCCTCTCTAGCTTGGGTGTGGACGAACTAAAGCTCAGGGTGCGGAATTTCTTGAGCATGAAAAAGTATCTGGTAGTCCTTGATGACCTCTGGAAGACTCAAGACTGGGATGATGTAAAAGATGCTTTTCCAAATGACAATAATGGTAGCAAAATACTCATTACTAGCCGTTTGAAAGAGGTGGCATCCCATACAAGTCCATATTATCCTCCTTATTACCTTCAATTACTCGGTGATCATGAAAGTTGGGAACTCTTTTCTAGGAAAGTGTTTCGAGGAGAAGAGTGTCCTTCTGATATAGAGCATCTTGGAAAACAGATGGTCAAAAGTTGTGGCGGTTTGCCACTCTCCATTGTTGTTTTGGGAGGGTTACTGGCAAACAAGGGGAAGTCATACAAGGAATGGTCCAAAGTTGTGGGACATGTCAACTGGTATCTTACTCAAGATGAGACCCAAGTCAAGGACATTGTACTCAAACTCAGCTACGACAACTTGCCTAGGAGACTAAAGCCCTGCTTTCTGTATTTGGGGATCTACCCTGAAGATTGTGAGATCTCTGTAAGGCCATTGCTACAAAAATGGGTTGCTGAGGGATTTATTCAACAAACTGGGAACAGAGATGTAGAGGAAGTTGCAGAAGATTACTTGTATGAGCTCATTGATCGTAGCTTGGTTCAAGCATCGCGAGTGAATGTTAATGGAGATGTGAAAGCATGTCGCATCCATGATCTTCTTCGTGATCTTTGCATAACTGAGAGCAAAGAGGACAAGCTTTTTGAGGTTTGCACAAATAGTAACATTTTTTGGAGATCAAAACCACGCAGGCTTTCTATCCAATGCGGCATGCGTGGCTACGTTTCTTCAAGCAACAATGACCATTCATGTGTCCGCTCTTTGTTTTGCCTTGACCCAAAAGGGTATGCTTTTACCCACAAGGAGAAGAAATGGCTTTTCAAATTCTTCAAACTGGTTCGGGTATTAGATCTTGGGCAAAACGTTTGCAGCAAGGTCCCTTCCAACTTGGGCTTATTTATCCATTTAAGGTATGTAAGAATATGCACAAGAGGCAAAGTCATTCCAGATTCTATATGCACACTCGAAAATTTACAAACTTTGGACATATATGGGCCGGATGATGCAACATATCTCCCTAGGGGAGTATGGAACCTCAAACAACTTAGGCATTTAAAGTGTAGAGGAATCATGATCCTACGAGGCCAGCATGGTTCAAAAGCAGGTGATCAAGTCATGTGGAATCTGCAAACAATCTCTATGATTAAATTCAATAGTGAGATTGCACGCATGATAGAGAAAGGAAGGTTTCCCAAGCTACGAAAGTTGGGTTTGCACATCTCCTCGGTCAAGAAAAATAATGTGCATGAGTTGTTGTCAAGCCTACGGCGATTAACTCATCTGAACAAGTTGACACTTTCCTTTAGGAAGAGTGAATGGCCACCAGTGCGTACAAAGTACAAGCACATGGAAAGGAAGATCGGGCTCAAACCAATTGAATTGTTACAAAGCCTGCAGCAGTTGTCGAATCTGAGAACATTAGAAGTTCGTAGAGCTTTGGACCTTGCAACGTGTGATATTgctttttgttaa